A DNA window from Patescibacteria group bacterium contains the following coding sequences:
- the rsmA gene encoding 16S rRNA (adenine(1518)-N(6)/adenine(1519)-N(6))-dimethyltransferase RsmA: protein MSIDLTDKEQLTKYLKSKGLLAKQSLGQNFLVDREVLEKIVEAAEIKTSDTVIEVGPGLGTLTEELILRAGKVIAIEKDDKLAKLLSSQFCHPELDSGSSIVNLDSGSQAAVRNDNLVVLNSDILAVNVPELTGGKPYKVVANIPYYITAKIIKLFLTSENKPESIVLLVQKEVAERICAKPGQLSILALSVQAFGEPEIVSVVKRDSFFPAPAVDSAILRIRIQNSEFRIQPEDERELFRLIHIGFASKRKTLINNLSAGLRIDKKAIADIIKSIGLGENARAQELSLEEWKKLSLILKLK, encoded by the coding sequence ATGTCGATTGATTTAACTGATAAAGAACAACTTACAAAATATTTGAAGTCTAAGGGGTTATTGGCCAAGCAAAGTTTGGGCCAGAATTTTCTAGTTGATCGAGAGGTACTGGAAAAAATCGTAGAAGCGGCTGAGATAAAAACTAGCGACACTGTAATCGAAGTCGGCCCAGGTCTTGGCACGTTGACGGAGGAATTAATTTTGCGGGCAGGCAAAGTCATCGCAATTGAGAAAGACGATAAGTTGGCAAAATTGTTGAGTTCACAATTTTGTCATCCTGAACTTGATTCAGGATCCAGTATTGTTAACCTAGATTCCGGATCTCAAGCCGCAGTCCGGAATGACAATCTGGTTGTGCTAAACTCCGATATTCTAGCGGTCAATGTTCCGGAGCTGACGGGCGGAAAACCTTACAAAGTGGTGGCAAATATCCCTTATTACATTACGGCCAAAATCATCAAGTTGTTTCTGACCTCAGAGAATAAGCCTGAGTCAATCGTTTTGTTAGTGCAAAAAGAGGTGGCTGAGCGTATTTGCGCTAAGCCAGGACAATTATCAATTCTCGCGCTATCTGTCCAAGCATTTGGCGAACCGGAAATTGTAAGCGTCGTGAAGCGGGATTCTTTTTTCCCAGCTCCTGCAGTTGATTCGGCGATACTTCGTATCAGAATTCAGAATTCAGAATTCAGAATTCAACCGGAAGACGAGAGAGAACTTTTCCGTCTGATCCATATTGGCTTTGCCAGCAAGCGCAAAACTCTCATAAACAATTTATCGGCAGGACTTCGAATTGATAAAAAAGCAATAGCGGATATAATTAAATCAATCGGACTTGGCGAAAACGCCAGAGCACAAGAGCTGAGTCTGGAAGAGTGGAAGAAGCTATCATTAATATTGAAACTGAAATGA
- a CDS encoding helix-turn-helix domain-containing protein — translation MQLDILKKVGLTDQEINIYSALLEGGELPAHEIIKRTGLKKGDCYNKIYALKGLGFIEEFSKQKKKHFRLAHPEKIREYTDAQIHAASLAEREINAVLPSLISAFNLTYHKPGVQVMEGIEGIKKLYEDTIQENKPIYSFLEANESNMEIWKWLRDVYVKQRVKAEITARVIVSAAEDKNTAEYISHDAEELRETRIVKKSLFPCKLEIQVYGNKVSFANYNKGDVPLAVIIDNKSIAESMRGLFELAWKGAEKQD, via the coding sequence ATGCAGCTAGACATACTCAAAAAGGTCGGCTTGACCGACCAGGAAATCAACATCTACAGCGCCCTCCTCGAGGGTGGTGAGCTCCCTGCGCACGAAATTATCAAGAGGACCGGCCTCAAGAAGGGAGATTGCTACAACAAGATCTACGCTCTCAAGGGGCTTGGCTTCATCGAGGAGTTCAGCAAGCAGAAGAAGAAGCATTTTCGCCTGGCTCACCCTGAGAAGATCAGGGAATACACCGACGCCCAGATTCACGCCGCTTCGCTGGCCGAGCGCGAGATCAACGCCGTTCTCCCCTCTCTCATCTCCGCATTCAATCTGACCTACCACAAGCCAGGAGTACAGGTCATGGAAGGGATAGAAGGAATCAAGAAGCTCTACGAGGACACAATCCAAGAGAACAAGCCGATCTATTCATTTCTTGAAGCCAATGAATCAAATATGGAGATATGGAAATGGCTTCGCGACGTTTACGTAAAGCAACGTGTAAAAGCCGAAATTACTGCTCGCGTTATAGTATCGGCCGCAGAGGACAAGAATACTGCAGAGTATATTTCACACGACGCTGAGGAGCTGCGGGAAACAAGGATAGTCAAAAAGAGCCTATTCCCCTGTAAACTAGAGATTCAGGTATATGGAAACAAAGTTTCCTTCGCTAACTATAACAAAGGCGATGTTCCGCTGGCCGTAATTATCGACAACAAAAGCATCGCTGAGAGTATGAGAGGTCTATTTGAACTAGCGTGGAAAGGCGCCGAGAAGCAAGATTAG
- a CDS encoding class I SAM-dependent methyltransferase: protein MMKLIGEPTPDQNQSVSNEGVEGDDGHFSAINYNSDDLVEPTFPEFDLRDTREFQEVYEETLDLAEKVSGHIATMLKFQDSSLEVELIEKSILREIAERFQNFNEGKVDLAVRGLALINAELQGLLSYPATPQGFMDAQFIIDDFLKEQPKSDKEKLEGGLFSQEIIARRLQRLYDKSDFNLRDYEGLTTNTTVSLEHLLKELMLHTLTTGAKNPEELTILDLGAGEGRLAIPLATLGYHVNGIDISKGMVEKVDDRTELFWDGFTGKTSDKLAESANTVFDALKVSPKVENLDDLKKNIQIQQGNFFDIDSEDYDRRFGPDKADAAIVMWHTFGFAGDHEGQMKVLKNIYDNVRPGGIVAIEMPDREFGGYGRAVREYQRLHGQDNDAQKPIPFGALVDAPSKSAGNPTEQNEELETPRYFPSKNEMIGILEDADFNLAECYDYFVPIDGPDGKQLAVLEHLFVAVRPRGKSQKNLRAKTEIAQEDSSRLEEVRKRIAA from the coding sequence ATGATGAAGTTAATCGGCGAGCCGACTCCTGATCAAAATCAATCAGTCTCGAACGAAGGAGTTGAAGGTGATGATGGTCATTTTTCAGCCATTAATTATAATTCGGACGATCTGGTCGAGCCGACGTTCCCAGAATTTGACCTGCGCGACACTCGAGAATTCCAAGAGGTTTACGAGGAGACTCTGGACTTAGCCGAGAAGGTATCTGGTCATATTGCTACTATGCTCAAGTTCCAGGACAGTTCTCTGGAGGTTGAACTGATTGAGAAATCTATTCTGAGGGAAATTGCTGAGCGATTCCAGAATTTTAACGAGGGCAAGGTTGACCTGGCGGTTCGCGGCTTGGCATTAATTAACGCTGAATTGCAAGGCTTGCTTTCCTATCCTGCCACACCTCAGGGCTTTATGGATGCACAGTTCATTATCGATGATTTTCTAAAGGAGCAGCCGAAGTCAGATAAAGAAAAACTTGAAGGAGGCCTTTTCTCTCAAGAGATAATTGCTCGACGCTTACAACGTTTGTATGATAAATCTGACTTTAACCTGCGCGATTACGAAGGTTTGACAACGAACACAACGGTGAGTCTCGAGCATCTCTTGAAGGAATTAATGCTTCACACTTTAACCACAGGGGCAAAGAATCCCGAAGAGCTTACAATTCTGGATCTGGGAGCCGGAGAAGGAAGACTCGCTATTCCTCTAGCCACTCTAGGTTATCATGTGAATGGCATCGATATCTCAAAGGGAATGGTCGAGAAAGTAGACGATCGGACAGAGCTGTTTTGGGATGGTTTTACAGGCAAGACCTCAGATAAACTTGCAGAATCGGCAAACACTGTCTTTGACGCTCTAAAAGTTTCTCCAAAGGTAGAAAACTTAGACGATCTGAAAAAAAACATCCAAATCCAGCAGGGCAATTTCTTCGATATTGACAGCGAAGATTATGATAGGAGATTTGGCCCCGATAAGGCCGACGCTGCTATCGTTATGTGGCACACCTTTGGATTTGCGGGTGATCATGAAGGCCAAATGAAGGTATTAAAAAATATTTATGATAATGTGCGACCTGGCGGCATAGTCGCTATCGAGATGCCTGATCGTGAGTTTGGCGGTTATGGAAGGGCGGTTCGAGAATATCAGCGGTTGCATGGCCAGGATAACGATGCACAGAAGCCGATTCCGTTTGGGGCTCTAGTCGACGCACCCTCAAAGAGCGCCGGAAATCCGACAGAACAGAACGAAGAGCTTGAAACGCCAAGATATTTCCCAAGCAAAAATGAGATGATTGGTATATTAGAAGACGCTGATTTCAATCTCGCTGAGTGCTACGACTATTTTGTCCCGATTGATGGTCCTGACGGAAAACAACTGGCAGTCCTGGAACATCTGTTTGTCGCTGTAAGGCCTAGAGGCAAGAGTCAGAAGAATCTACGTGCCAAAACCGAAATAGCGCAAGAAGATTCATCACGTCTAGAGGAAGTAAGGAAGAGAATAGCTGCCTAA
- a CDS encoding divalent metal cation transporter, protein MSEEKYVAEVAAQSDGHKHFTISEFRHELGIPLILARKLIVWGIVEVERTADGTFRITEAELNEAREILKHPFTKAKLFFRALGPGIITGAADDDPSGIGTYSSVGAQYGFGLIWLAPWLLPLMTAVQEACARIGIVTNRGLAGVLMKHYRKWFVAIIILLLIVANVANIGADISAMSATVNMLVPVNYYVVAVALTVLIILIEIMIPYRVYSKILKWLTLSLFAYLITGFIIHPDWLMIFKEALTPNVIFDKAYIFAIVAVFGTTISPYLFFWQTSEEVEEKKVERREGTLQKLTGRIAHMRTDVRTGMVFANLTFFFIVLTTAKVLNANGIFSIDSPQQAAEALRPFAGDQAFLLFALGILGTGLLAIPVLAGSGAYALAELMNWREGLDEKFSRAKAFYLVISFSVIVGLLLNFIGINPMKALYYSAYLNGIISIPLLFVIMIVGNDKRIMGRETHPAWVKIFGWAAFAFASAGLVLTIILSLVK, encoded by the coding sequence ATGTCGGAAGAAAAATACGTTGCAGAAGTAGCGGCTCAGTCGGACGGACACAAACATTTCACGATCTCGGAATTTCGCCATGAACTAGGCATTCCGCTCATTTTGGCTCGCAAGCTTATTGTTTGGGGTATCGTCGAAGTTGAGAGAACGGCCGATGGCACATTCCGTATCACCGAAGCAGAGCTCAATGAAGCGCGGGAAATTCTAAAGCATCCCTTCACCAAGGCGAAGCTTTTCTTTCGTGCTCTCGGGCCTGGAATCATTACAGGCGCGGCGGATGACGACCCTTCTGGTATAGGCACTTACTCTTCGGTCGGCGCACAGTATGGCTTTGGCTTGATATGGTTGGCGCCATGGCTCTTGCCACTTATGACAGCGGTGCAGGAAGCCTGCGCTCGTATCGGCATTGTCACCAACAGAGGGCTGGCTGGAGTGCTGATGAAACATTATCGCAAGTGGTTTGTTGCGATTATTATTTTGCTTTTGATCGTAGCCAACGTCGCCAACATCGGAGCGGATATTTCCGCCATGTCTGCGACTGTCAATATGCTTGTCCCAGTAAACTATTATGTAGTGGCGGTCGCCCTGACCGTATTGATCATATTGATTGAGATAATGATACCGTATCGGGTCTACTCCAAAATATTAAAGTGGCTCACTTTGTCGCTCTTCGCCTATCTAATCACGGGATTCATCATCCATCCTGATTGGCTCATGATCTTCAAAGAGGCACTCACGCCCAATGTTATTTTCGACAAGGCATATATATTCGCAATAGTGGCAGTCTTTGGAACTACGATCAGCCCCTACCTATTCTTCTGGCAAACTTCTGAGGAAGTGGAGGAGAAAAAGGTTGAGAGGCGTGAAGGGACATTACAGAAGCTGACCGGCCGAATTGCCCATATGAGAACAGATGTGAGGACAGGGATGGTTTTTGCCAATCTAACATTCTTCTTCATCGTTCTAACAACTGCCAAGGTGCTCAATGCAAACGGAATTTTTAGCATTGATTCGCCTCAGCAGGCAGCTGAAGCGCTTCGACCCTTTGCTGGTGACCAAGCATTTCTGCTATTCGCTCTAGGAATTCTGGGCACTGGTCTCTTGGCCATACCTGTCCTGGCCGGCTCGGGCGCTTACGCTCTTGCGGAGCTGATGAACTGGCGTGAGGGACTGGACGAGAAGTTCTCAAGGGCCAAGGCCTTTTATCTAGTTATTTCCTTCTCCGTGATCGTCGGCCTGCTCCTCAATTTCATCGGCATTAATCCGATGAAAGCACTCTACTACTCTGCATATCTCAACGGTATTATTTCGATTCCTCTTCTCTTCGTGATCATGATCGTGGGGAACGACAAGAGAATTATGGGCCGCGAGACTCATCCGGCTTGGGTCAAAATATTTGGCTGGGCCGCCTTTGCCTTCGCCTCGGCTGGACTAGTCCTGACCATTATATTGAGCTTGGTCAAATAA